The Leptospira bourretii region AAAGAAGAACTGAAGAAAAAAGAAGAACAAAGTGACAATGTTGTGAACAACAAAATTCTTTTTATGAAGTTTATTAAATATGATACAGATGGTCACTATTCGAATGAACTTTGGGCCATTGATCCTGCAAAAGATGATGCTCTTTATAAAAGTTCCTATAACAATATTTGTTCCAAGGAATTTAAAGAAATCGCCAACCAAGGAGTGCTTGTTCTAGGTTATGACGGAGAAAAAGTCGAAAACAGAAAACACAAACTAGTGTTACTTGATCCAGATAAACTCGGTGTGAAAAAAACAAGTGAGTCTGCGGATATTTTTTGGAGAACACCAATGATCAATCGCGAAGATAAAATCTATGTGATTGAAAAGGTAAAAGACAAATACCATGTTTCCCGTTTTAAATCAGACTTAACCTTTGAAAAAAGAACGGAAGAAGCAGTAGAAGAAAACTCAGAACTCACTTTTTTTGGGGACAAAATTTATGTGACCGGCAAACCAAAAGAAGGTGATAAAACCACCATTAAGGTATTTAAAAAAGAAGATTTAAGCCTACTCAAAACCATCGCTCCGTAAGGAGGGTGGTTCCCTTCGTTTTTGAAATTCATATCAAAAACAGTTTGGGAGTGTTTACTCTTTTTGTTTTTTTATACTTTTTAACGACAAAGATTTCCGAAAATTCAGAATCTTAATCTTTTAAGTATTCGATTCTTTCTCGGATGGCTTCGTTAGATGGATTTTTCTTCGCTAAATCTTCCAGGAGTTTCACGGCTTGTGTTTTTTTACCCATAATGTCCCAAAGATCCGATAACTCCAATGCAGGCCTTGGATCGCTTGGAGATTTGGTGAGAAGTCCTAAATAAATTTCTTCTGCTTTCTCAAGGTCACCAATCAAACGTAAGGCGGCAGCTTTTCCTAATAGGGCAAAGTAATCGTCGCCGCTGGCAAGAATTTTGTTAAAACATTCCAAAGCTTTGTCGTAATTTCCAAGACCTCGGAGGGAATCCGCATACCGGTTGATGATGAGTTTGTTTTCAGGATCGGACTCAAGAATTTTTTCCCAATAGGTGATGGCAGTTTTAAAATCTTTTTTACCACGGTAAGATTCGGCAAGGCCATAGAGGGCAAAGAAGTTTTTTGGGTCGAGATCTTTGGCGCGATCGTAATAGAGAATGGCTTTATCGAAGTCTTTAATTTTGCGGTAACTGTTTCCAATCTCTGTTAGGATTTTGATATTGTTTGGTTGGCTTGAAAGTAATTTTTCCCACCACTGGATGGCATCCACATATCTTTGGCATGCAAAGTATAAATGTCCAAGTCCCACAATTACATACTGGTCATTTGGATTGATTTGAAGTGCTTCCATATAATACACTTCAGATTCTTTGAAGTTTTTTAATTTTCTATGTGCATCGGCCACTCGGGAAAGAATACTAGCGTCTGTGATTGTTATGTGGTGAAATTCTTCCGCTACTTCAATGATTCGTTTGAGGCTATTTAAATCTCTGTAGGCATTCATAAGTCCCATAAGTGAGAACTTATTGGTTGTATCTCCTGCCAAACATTTGCGGTAGTATTGGATTGCCTGTTCTGGTTGTTTGGTTTTTGCGTAATAATCACCAAGGCCAACAAGGCCGTATGTATTGGAAGGGTCTTCATCAAGTAATATGTCTAATCGTTCTTTTGCTTCTTTGAAACGTCCCTGATCAAGAAAACGATAGGCCTCTTTTGCAAGGGCTTTTATTTTTGTGAACTTTTCATCTTCTTGTGGCTTTTCAATATCTGTATTTTCCATATCCCTGTCCAATTTTCAGCATTCTTTTTTAGACAGTAAAAATCGACTCAAAAACGTGAGAACATTGACAACAGGCTCTTTTTTGCAGAAATGACAAAGAGGGGGAAACGTATGTCATCTACAACCGAAGCAATTACTGGCGGCCGACTGATGGTCGAATTATTGGAAGAAGCGGGTGTGGAAATCGTCTTCGGATACCCTGGTGGGGCCATCCTCCCTTTTTACGACGAACTCTATCATAGTAAAAAAATTAAACATATCCTGGTTCGACACGAACAGGGTGCCATCCATATGGCAGAAGGGTATGCTCGGTCTACAGGTAAGTTAGGTGTTTGTATTGCCACTTCCGGTCCCGGTGCTACCAACTTGATCACAGGCCTTACCGATGCAAAATTAGATTCCATTCCCATCCTCGCCATCACAGGCCAAGTGGCAACAGATGCCATTGGAACCGATGCCTTTCAAGAAGCTGATATTTTTGGAATCACAATCCCCATTACCAAATACAATGCACTGATCAAAAAAGCTGACGATCTTTCTCGTCATTTCGAAGAAGCCATTAAAATTGCAATGGGAGGAAGACCAGGTCCTGTGCTTTTGGATTTTCCAAAAGATGTGCAATTAGAAAAAACAACTGTCAGAAAAGCAACTTCGCTCAAAATTGCTCCCCATCATTATGAAAGGCCAAAAGTAAAAGGGGATCCACAAGAATTTGCGGAGGCTCTAAATGGGGCCAAACGCCCGTTACTCTATGTTGGTGGTGGTGCTATCAATTCTTTTGCGTCTGCAGAAATCAAGGCACTCGCAGAAAAGGCAAATGCCCCGGTCACTACCACTCTTATGGGTCTTGGTGCTTTTCCTGGAACTCATCCACTTTCTGTAGGTATGCTTGGAATGCATGGAACTGCTTATGCCAACAAAGCAGTGTTAGAATGTGATTATATTTTAAATTTAGGTGCCAGGTTTGATGACCGTGTTGCCAAATACCAAGACTTTGCACCGAATGCAGTTCGTGCGCACGTAGACATTGATGCAGCTGAGTTCAACAAACGAATCAATGTGGATTATATCCTTCATGGAGATTTAAAAGATGCCATTCGTGAAATCCTTCCATTTGTGAAAGGGGGGGACCGAACTTCTTGGATTGAAAACATCCAGTCCTTAAAGAAAAACCATCCACTTGATTTTGACAATAGTGGGGACAGCATCAAACCACAAGATTTTTTACAAAGAGTGTATGCCAAAACCAAAGGAGAAGCCATTGTTTCTACCGATGTGGGCCAACACCAAATGTGGGCTGCGCAGTATTATTTATTTGATAAACCAAATACTTGGTTAACCTCAGGGGGACTCGGTACAATGGGGTATGGACTTCCTGCAGCCATTGGTGCTAAATTTGGAAACCCAGATAAAATGGTCATCTGTGTGACGGGAGACGGGTCCTTTCAAATGTGTATCCAAGAGTTGGCTACTATCGCACAATCTCAGTTAGGTGTGAAGATTTTACTTTTTAATAATAACTTTCTTGGAATGGTTCGCCAATGGCAGGAACTATTTTATGAAGAGAGATTCAGCGAATCACAATGGACCTACAATCCAAACTTTGTCAAATTAGCTGATGCATATGGGATTCCAGCCATGCGAATCGAACATAAATCAGAAATTGATAAGGGTGTTGAATTTTTCTTAAAAGACAATGGATCTGCTCTCATTGAAGTAATGATCCCCGCAGAAGAAAAAGTTTTTCCAATGATCCCTGCAGGAAAATCTCAACAAGATCTAATCGAATTCAAAGACTTGGGGAAAATGAAAAAATGAAACACACTCTAAGTATTTTAGTAAATAACCATCCAGGTGTGATGAGCCATGTTTCTGGACTTTTTACACGTCGCGGATACAATATTGATTCCATTGCTGTTGGTGTGACTGACAACCCTGATGTTTCGTCTATGACCATTGTATTGAATGGAGATGATTTTATCGTTGGTCAGGTAAAAAACCAACTCCTTAAACTTCCAGACGTTCTAAAAGTCCAAGATATGGCTTATGCTAGTTCCGTACAAAGAGAACTGGTGCTCATTTCATTTTCGATTACCGAAGTCAATCGAAGTGAAGCTCTTACGATTTGTAATGGATTTGATGTCAAAATTTTAGAAATGACAGAAGACTCCCTTCTCATTGAATTTTCTGGAAATTCAAGACAAGTAAGTAATATCATCTCAGTTCTCAAACCCTTTGGAATTCGGGAGATTTCTCGTACTGGCCAAATTGCCATTGCCTATCGAAACCAAAACTCCGTTTAGAATCCACTTGACAGTGGCCAAATTTGGGGAAAACATTGGGTCGTTAAGTGGGTCAATGTTTCTCCATGGTTCGCAAATCAATTGTATTTTGTCTTCTTCTCCTAACTATTGTTATCTACGCTGAATCTGAACGTCTGACCATTCCTCTCAAACGAGGGCAAGGTTCCGATGTTTTGTATTTTGACTTCGGAGAAACGGCTCCTACCTCGTTTCTGGCAGTGGAAAGACTCCAAGAACCAAAACTAGAAGATTTAAAACTAGGTTTTTTAGATCCAACTCCCGGATACTTCAACGGACCAGACGGTGGGGAAGTATACCAATGGTCTAAAAACCACTACCAATGGAAACGTGCGGATGGAAGTGTTTACACCGAATGGGCCAACGGAACTTTTAAGTTGGATTTTCCTTCTGGTATTGGTTTTATTTCAGCACCCATGTCTTGTAACGGATGTTTGTCGACTCTCGTATGGAATTATCCGGATTTAACCAAAATCACAAAGTATTGGATTTCGCATCGAAAGGAATACGATTATATTTACCAAAAACCACATAACTTTGAAAACTACCTCCTTGTTGATGAAATCAAATACGGAAAACCCAAATTAGAATTTGGTAATTATGTGTTTTATGGATCAGACAAATGGAAGGAATACTTGCGTGTGTTTGGTGATAATTTTAAAATGAAATCTTTTTTACAATATGTGAAATCAGAATTTCAATTGGAAAATCGAGGAAAAATTCCCGTTTTACTTTTCGATCAGTATGAGGATTCCAAGGAATACGTAGGTGTTGAAATTCCTGGAGGAATTGAAGATGGAGGGTTTGGGGGAAGGGATTCTGTGACTCTTTGCTGCGGCGAAAAAATGCCACAAACCACAGGGGACATAGAGTTTGATTCAGATGCACTTCGTCGTATTCATTTTGGGACTTTTTACCATATTGCTCTTCATAATTTAGAACAAGTAAGTTGTTTTAAAATTCAGTCAGAAACGGGAAAAATTCCTCCTGCTGAAATCTCCGATCCATGGTTCGAAGCGGGACTTGCAAGTTACATCGAAGCAAAATTCTTCGAAAGAAAACAATTCTATATATACAATGATGCTGAAAAGTTAATTCGAGAAAATAAAGTTCCAAAAACATTCAAATCATTGTTAGATGCAAAATATAAAGATTTAATTCCTTATTCCATTGGACCAGTTCTTATCAAACACATTCATGAAACCTATGGAAAAGAAGCCATCATGTCCTATCAAAAGGACACATGTTTGGGAACCTCTCCATCACTTGCATTACAAAATGCAACAGGAGTTTCACCTGACCAAATTTTAAAAGATAGTTTATTGCGTTTTGAAAAAGAAAAAGACCCTATTTTAAAAATGGGAAAAAAATTGCAACTTTCCGGTTATTCCACTATGAATGCAAAGTTTCCCGCCGAGTTTAAAAATTTTTTAGAAAAAGGTTTTGAACTCCCCGAATCCGCATTGGATATCAAAACCTATACTGAACTTCCCGACTTACAAAAAATCTTTCCTGCTCATGTGGAATCTTTTTCAGGAAAACTGGAAGGTGATTTTTTAGGACCTAATTCCAGTTATTTTTATCTTTGGAAAAAAGGAAACTACCGTTGGTATGGAGATTCTTGGGAAGCCAATGTGTTTCCCGGAAACCAAATTCTTTACAGAGGTTCAAACTTTACTTTGATTGAATGGGAAGGTGGGAAAAAACAATATATATCACCGAAAGGAGATTCGGTGATATTTTTTAATTTGGAATCCAAATCATATTTGGATGCAAGCGGAAATCAAATCACTCCTTAGTGACCTTCTAACCAACGTTCGGCTTCGAGTGCCGCCATACAACCGCTACCTGCTGCGGTAATGGCTTGGCGGTACACTTTGTCCTGAACATCTCCTGCAGCAAAAACACCTGCCACATTGGTTTGTGTGGTTCCTGGTTTTGTAACGATATAACCTGTTTCGTCCAAATCCAATTGTCCTTGGAACACTTGTGTGTTCGGAACATGTCCAATCGCATAAAAAAGTCCACCCACTTCTAAATCTTTTTTGGATTTGTCTTTTGTGCTTTCGAGAACAATGGAGGTTAGACCTGCGGGCCCACCTTTGGCTTCAACTACGGTTTGGTTCCAAAGGATTTCAATTTTTGGATGTTCCATTGCCCGTTTTTGCATGATCTGGGAAGCACGGAGTTGGTCCCGTCTCACCACTAAGTACACTTTGGATGCAAACTTCGTGAGGTGGTTTGCTTCTTCTACGGCAGAGTCACCTCCACCCACAACAGCGAGTGCTTTGTTTCGGTAGATGGGGAGGGCACCATCACAAACGGCACAGGCAGAGATCCCGCGTTGCCAGTAGGTTTCTTCCCCTGGGACGTGCATCCGTTTTGCAGTGGCTCCTGTGGCAATGATCACAGATTCCGCTTTGATTTCTTCGTCATCTGACCAGATGGTAAAAGGGCGTTTGGAAAAATCCACTTTGGTGATGGTTTGGGTGTGGATGGTGGTTCCGTATTTAGAGGATTGTTCGCGGAACAGTTGGGTGAGTTTGGTCCCGTCGATTCCTTCTGGGAAACCGGGAAAGTTTTCTACTTCCGTTGTGGTGGTGAGCTGTCCACCGGCAGCCACTCCACCTGCCATAAATCCTTCATACATCACCGGGTTTAGATTGGCTCTTGCGGCGTAAATGGCTGCGGTATGTCCTGCGGGACCGGATCCGATGATGACAACTTTATGGTTCATAATTTCTCCTATTCTGTATCTTGTTCTTTATTGTTTAGACGGGATTTCCAGGTTTCCTGTCTATTTTGTTTCGCAAGCCCGGACCCAAGGTGCATAGTAGGGATCCCCGGAAAGTGGGCTTTTTTCCAAGGTCAAAAGATAGTCCTTCTGTTTGAATCCTCTGGTTAGGCAAAGGTAAGTGGTTTCGAAAAATTCCAAAGTTTCTTTTTTCCCTTGGAAACGAATTTCTTCCAAAATTTCCAATGCTTCTTTTTCGTAACCTGTGGTAAGATAAAGCCGGAAGAGTTCACGTTGTACTTCCGTGTCGTCTTTTTTTAGTTTGTGATATTTTTCCAAATAAAAAATGGCTGTGGCAATGGACTGGTAACTTTCTGCAAGAAGGAGTCCCATTCTTTTCAAAACGGGGTCATATTCAGGATTTTCACGGAGAGACAGTTCGTAGTAGTAGAGGGCTTTGGTTTTTTCTCCCACCATTTCCCATTTTTTTCCCTCTTCAAAAAGGGACCTTTCCTTTCGACCGCAATTAACGACTAACAGGGCAGCAAACGTGAGTAAAAAAATAAGGGAGTTTCTATGAACCACATCTCCTTTTTTCCTGACATAGCCATTTGTGGCAAAAAAAATAATAAGTCTCTTTAAGCTTTTTGTCCGACTCTTTAAGTAACATAAGAGAGTAAAGATGGGTTCCAAATTGCCAGTTTCTCAAAATCAGCTTTTACAAACATTCCAAGAGTACCTGTCCGTAGAAAAAGGACTGAGCGATAATTCGATATATTCCTACGGATACGATCTCAATAAGTTTGCGATCTTCTTGGAAAAAGAACATATCAACTTCTTAGAAGTAAAAGCAAACGACATTATGCGTTTTTTAGAAGAAGAAAGAGAACGCAAAATCTCTGC contains the following coding sequences:
- the ilvN gene encoding acetolactate synthase small subunit, which gives rise to MKHTLSILVNNHPGVMSHVSGLFTRRGYNIDSIAVGVTDNPDVSSMTIVLNGDDFIVGQVKNQLLKLPDVLKVQDMAYASSVQRELVLISFSITEVNRSEALTICNGFDVKILEMTEDSLLIEFSGNSRQVSNIISVLKPFGIREISRTGQIAIAYRNQNSV
- a CDS encoding tetratricopeptide repeat protein; translated protein: MENTDIEKPQEDEKFTKIKALAKEAYRFLDQGRFKEAKERLDILLDEDPSNTYGLVGLGDYYAKTKQPEQAIQYYRKCLAGDTTNKFSLMGLMNAYRDLNSLKRIIEVAEEFHHITITDASILSRVADAHRKLKNFKESEVYYMEALQINPNDQYVIVGLGHLYFACQRYVDAIQWWEKLLSSQPNNIKILTEIGNSYRKIKDFDKAILYYDRAKDLDPKNFFALYGLAESYRGKKDFKTAITYWEKILESDPENKLIINRYADSLRGLGNYDKALECFNKILASGDDYFALLGKAAALRLIGDLEKAEEIYLGLLTKSPSDPRPALELSDLWDIMGKKTQAVKLLEDLAKKNPSNEAIRERIEYLKD
- a CDS encoding peptidase MA family protein, giving the protein MVRKSIVFCLLLLTIVIYAESERLTIPLKRGQGSDVLYFDFGETAPTSFLAVERLQEPKLEDLKLGFLDPTPGYFNGPDGGEVYQWSKNHYQWKRADGSVYTEWANGTFKLDFPSGIGFISAPMSCNGCLSTLVWNYPDLTKITKYWISHRKEYDYIYQKPHNFENYLLVDEIKYGKPKLEFGNYVFYGSDKWKEYLRVFGDNFKMKSFLQYVKSEFQLENRGKIPVLLFDQYEDSKEYVGVEIPGGIEDGGFGGRDSVTLCCGEKMPQTTGDIEFDSDALRRIHFGTFYHIALHNLEQVSCFKIQSETGKIPPAEISDPWFEAGLASYIEAKFFERKQFYIYNDAEKLIRENKVPKTFKSLLDAKYKDLIPYSIGPVLIKHIHETYGKEAIMSYQKDTCLGTSPSLALQNATGVSPDQILKDSLLRFEKEKDPILKMGKKLQLSGYSTMNAKFPAEFKNFLEKGFELPESALDIKTYTELPDLQKIFPAHVESFSGKLEGDFLGPNSSYFYLWKKGNYRWYGDSWEANVFPGNQILYRGSNFTLIEWEGGKKQYISPKGDSVIFFNLESKSYLDASGNQITP
- the trxB gene encoding thioredoxin-disulfide reductase; the protein is MNHKVVIIGSGPAGHTAAIYAARANLNPVMYEGFMAGGVAAGGQLTTTTEVENFPGFPEGIDGTKLTQLFREQSSKYGTTIHTQTITKVDFSKRPFTIWSDDEEIKAESVIIATGATAKRMHVPGEETYWQRGISACAVCDGALPIYRNKALAVVGGGDSAVEEANHLTKFASKVYLVVRRDQLRASQIMQKRAMEHPKIEILWNQTVVEAKGGPAGLTSIVLESTKDKSKKDLEVGGLFYAIGHVPNTQVFQGQLDLDETGYIVTKPGTTQTNVAGVFAAGDVQDKVYRQAITAAGSGCMAALEAERWLEGH
- a CDS encoding tetratricopeptide repeat protein; the protein is MVHRNSLIFLLTFAALLVVNCGRKERSLFEEGKKWEMVGEKTKALYYYELSLRENPEYDPVLKRMGLLLAESYQSIATAIFYLEKYHKLKKDDTEVQRELFRLYLTTGYEKEALEILEEIRFQGKKETLEFFETTYLCLTRGFKQKDYLLTLEKSPLSGDPYYAPWVRACETK
- the ilvB gene encoding biosynthetic-type acetolactate synthase large subunit is translated as MSSTTEAITGGRLMVELLEEAGVEIVFGYPGGAILPFYDELYHSKKIKHILVRHEQGAIHMAEGYARSTGKLGVCIATSGPGATNLITGLTDAKLDSIPILAITGQVATDAIGTDAFQEADIFGITIPITKYNALIKKADDLSRHFEEAIKIAMGGRPGPVLLDFPKDVQLEKTTVRKATSLKIAPHHYERPKVKGDPQEFAEALNGAKRPLLYVGGGAINSFASAEIKALAEKANAPVTTTLMGLGAFPGTHPLSVGMLGMHGTAYANKAVLECDYILNLGARFDDRVAKYQDFAPNAVRAHVDIDAAEFNKRINVDYILHGDLKDAIREILPFVKGGDRTSWIENIQSLKKNHPLDFDNSGDSIKPQDFLQRVYAKTKGEAIVSTDVGQHQMWAAQYYLFDKPNTWLTSGGLGTMGYGLPAAIGAKFGNPDKMVICVTGDGSFQMCIQELATIAQSQLGVKILLFNNNFLGMVRQWQELFYEERFSESQWTYNPNFVKLADAYGIPAMRIEHKSEIDKGVEFFLKDNGSALIEVMIPAEEKVFPMIPAGKSQQDLIEFKDLGKMKK